A genome region from Trachemys scripta elegans isolate TJP31775 chromosome 2, CAS_Tse_1.0, whole genome shotgun sequence includes the following:
- the DSCC1 gene encoding sister chromatid cohesion protein DCC1 isoform X1: MRSREEVEATLHIAKLNPAELLPPVHCLSFGPRASAAECCLLQLEPGLCAALEAGHSLVIRGEKDEQAVLCSKDKTYDMKIADTSNMLLFIPGCKTPEQLLADQASCNIIHTQVAGFSNNYWELRKCRPKLKKLKKLLMENPYEGPDSEREKALTDSKYTMEDLLDRIQASEEEILHQLQVINACKIEGYWRVLEFDYEMKLLNHVTQLIDSESWSFSKVPLSICLQELGPLEPKEMIEHILLSYGMKYTDEDEVYFEMNADKICTATAQMLLQNAVKFNLAEFQEVWQQSVPEGLTTRLDQLKGLALLDRHSRPETIFLLKVEELPEDNQERFNRLFTIREKWTEADIAPYIQDLCAEKQTVAALLTKYARSSMQNGVKVYNSRRPIS, encoded by the exons ATGCGGAGCCGCGAGGAGGTGGAGGCCACGCTGCATATCGCGAAGCTGAACCCGGCGGAGCTGCTGCCGCCCGTGCACTGCCTCAGCTTCGGCCCCCGCGCCAGCGCCGCAGAGTGCTGCCTgctgcagctggagccgggcctTTGCGCCGCGCTGGAGGCGGGGCACAG cctagTGATCCGTGGTGAAAAAGATGAACAAGCTGTGCTGTGCAGTAAAGATAAAACTTATGATATGAAAATAGCAGATACTTCAAATATGTTGCTGTTTATCCCTGGCTGTAAAACTCCAGAACAGCTGCTTGCAGATCAAGCATCGTGTAATATCATTCACACCCAG GTTGCTGGTTTCTCCAATAATTACTGGGAATTAAGGAAATGTCGACCTAAACTAAAGAAACTAAAGAAACTTCTAATGGAAAATCCTTATGAAGGGccagacagtgagagagagaaagctctGACTGACTCAAAG TATACAATGGAAGACTTGCTAGATCGGATTCAAGCGAGTGAGGAGGAAATACTGCATCAGTTGCAGGTTATAAATGCCTGTAAAATTGAAG GATATTGGCGGGTTCTAGAATTTGATTATGAGATGAAACTTCTGAATCATGTGACTCAACTAATAGATTCTGAATCTTGGTCTTTTAGCAAGGTTCCTTTAAGTATCTGTCTTCAAGAACTTGGACCCCTGGAACCCAA aGAAATGATAGAACATATTCTTTTAAGTTATGGAATGAAATATACTGATGAAG atgaagtttattttgaaatgaatgCAGATAAAATATGCACAGCTACAGCACAAATGCTCTTGCAAAATGCAGTTAAATTCAATCTAGCTGAGTTTCAAGAAGTATGGCAACAAAGTGTCCCTGAAGGGCTGACGACAAGGCTGGATCAGCTCAAG GGTTTGGCTCTGTTGGATAGACACTCAAGACCAGAGACTATCTTCTTGCTAAAAGTAGAAGAGTTGCCTGAGGATAACCAGGAAAGGTTCAACAGGCTATTTACCATTCGGGAAAAGTGGACAGAAGCAGATATTGCCCCATATATTCA agaCTTATgtgcagaaaagcaaacagtaGCTGCACTTCTGACCAAATATGCTCGCTCTTCCATGCAGAATGGTGTCAAAGTTTATAACTCTAGAAGACCCATCTCATAA
- the DSCC1 gene encoding sister chromatid cohesion protein DCC1 isoform X2 codes for MRSREEVEATLHIAKLNPAELLPPVHCLSFGPRASAAECCLLQLEPGLCAALEAGHSLVIRGEKDEQAVLCSKDKTYDMKIADTSNMLLFIPGCKTPEQLLADQASCNIIHTQVAGFSNNYWELRKCRPKLKKLKKLLMENPYEGPDSEREKALTDSKYTMEDLLDRIQASEEEILHQLQVINACKIEGICPYSKVPLSICLQELGPLEPKEMIEHILLSYGMKYTDEDEVYFEMNADKICTATAQMLLQNAVKFNLAEFQEVWQQSVPEGLTTRLDQLKGLALLDRHSRPETIFLLKVEELPEDNQERFNRLFTIREKWTEADIAPYIQDLCAEKQTVAALLTKYARSSMQNGVKVYNSRRPIS; via the exons ATGCGGAGCCGCGAGGAGGTGGAGGCCACGCTGCATATCGCGAAGCTGAACCCGGCGGAGCTGCTGCCGCCCGTGCACTGCCTCAGCTTCGGCCCCCGCGCCAGCGCCGCAGAGTGCTGCCTgctgcagctggagccgggcctTTGCGCCGCGCTGGAGGCGGGGCACAG cctagTGATCCGTGGTGAAAAAGATGAACAAGCTGTGCTGTGCAGTAAAGATAAAACTTATGATATGAAAATAGCAGATACTTCAAATATGTTGCTGTTTATCCCTGGCTGTAAAACTCCAGAACAGCTGCTTGCAGATCAAGCATCGTGTAATATCATTCACACCCAG GTTGCTGGTTTCTCCAATAATTACTGGGAATTAAGGAAATGTCGACCTAAACTAAAGAAACTAAAGAAACTTCTAATGGAAAATCCTTATGAAGGGccagacagtgagagagagaaagctctGACTGACTCAAAG TATACAATGGAAGACTTGCTAGATCGGATTCAAGCGAGTGAGGAGGAAATACTGCATCAGTTGCAGGTTATAAATGCCTGTAAAATTGAAGGTATTTGTCCCTATAG CAAGGTTCCTTTAAGTATCTGTCTTCAAGAACTTGGACCCCTGGAACCCAA aGAAATGATAGAACATATTCTTTTAAGTTATGGAATGAAATATACTGATGAAG atgaagtttattttgaaatgaatgCAGATAAAATATGCACAGCTACAGCACAAATGCTCTTGCAAAATGCAGTTAAATTCAATCTAGCTGAGTTTCAAGAAGTATGGCAACAAAGTGTCCCTGAAGGGCTGACGACAAGGCTGGATCAGCTCAAG GGTTTGGCTCTGTTGGATAGACACTCAAGACCAGAGACTATCTTCTTGCTAAAAGTAGAAGAGTTGCCTGAGGATAACCAGGAAAGGTTCAACAGGCTATTTACCATTCGGGAAAAGTGGACAGAAGCAGATATTGCCCCATATATTCA agaCTTATgtgcagaaaagcaaacagtaGCTGCACTTCTGACCAAATATGCTCGCTCTTCCATGCAGAATGGTGTCAAAGTTTATAACTCTAGAAGACCCATCTCATAA